The Heliomicrobium gestii genomic interval ACGTGGGGTGGTATCGATGCCGCTTCTCTTGATCGTGCCCCGCGGGCAGGCGCTGGCGCATTCGCCGCAACGGATGCAGGCGTTATCGGTGATGGTCGCCCGGTGGTTGGCGTCCTTGTAACTCACAATCGGGATCTGCATGGGGCATTGGCGTTCACAGAGGCGGCACTCCTTGCAGTCTGAGGCGATTGTCATCGCGCCGCCGCGACCCCGGAGCGCGCCCACCCAGCTGGCCATGGCGCCCATGGGGCAGATGACGCACCAGGAGCGGGTTTTGTAGAGAAGGCCCACGACGAGACCGATGGTCCCTGAGATGATGCCCATGGTGACGAAGACAGAACCGATTTTTTCGATGTCGCCGCCGGTCAGGCTAAGCCGCCAAATAAAGGCGGACATAAAGACGGCGAAAAAGATGTTGCGGGCGTGTTTTGATTTTAGCCAGGCGGGGATGGGCTTTTTTCGGTTGAAAGCGAGGAATTTGTCGTAGAGAAGTCCCCGGGGGCATAAGCCGCCACACCACTTGCGACCGGCAACGGTGGAGATGCCGATGGCGGTGGCCATGCAGAGGGCCATGACGTAGCCGAAGAGGGGATAGTAGAGGCCTAAGGAGAGGTAGGCCAAAGGGATGAGAAAAGCGATGCTCTTGTATTTTTGCAACACAGGAGATACCCCTTTCATGTAATGTCGTCGCTATTATAGCATCGACACAACATTACTGCATAGGGGTATGGGGTATATTTTTCAAAATAATCGGATGCACTGAGTGGGCCCGGCGCTTTCTCAAACGATAAAAAACGCCGGTATGCGATCTTCGCATCCGGCGTCAGGTGAACGATGGACTCAATTGTTGCGTTGCCGGCTGCGATAGGGCATCGTGGCGATTTGTGAATTACTGCTGCAGCCGCTCGGCGATGACCCGGGCCACATGAACACCGCTGGCGCTGGCCTGGGAGAGGCCGCGCGTCACGCCGGCGCCGTCGCCGATGGCAAACATGTTGGCGATCTCTGTCTCCAATTGAGTGGTCAGCTTGAGGCGGGAACTGTAGAACTTCACTTCCACGCCGTAGAGCAGGGTGTCGTTGTTGGCCATGCCCGGGGCGACTTTGTCAAGGGCGTAGATCATCTCGACGATGTTGTCCAGGTGGCGTTTCGGAAGGACGAGGCTGAGATCGCCCGGGATGGCCTTCAAGGTCGGCTTGGTGAAGCTCTGGGCGAGGCGGTGTTCGTTGGTGCGGCGGCCTTTGACGAGGTCGCCGAAGCGCTGGACGAGGACGCCGCCGCCAAGCAGGTTGGAGAAAGAGGCGATCCGCTTGCCATACTGGTGCGGTTCGTTGAAAGGTTCGGTGAAACGGTTGCTCACCAACAAGGCGAAATTGGTGTTGCGGCTGTGCAGTTTTTCGTCGCGGTAGCTGTGGCCGTTGACGGTGATGATGCCGTCGGTGTTTTCGGCGACCACATATCCGTAGGGGTTCATGCAGAAGGTGCGGACCAAGTCGCCGTACTGCTTGGTCCGGTAGACCAGTTTGGCCTCATAGACCTCGTCGGTGATGTGTTGGAACACTTCCGCAGGAATCTCCACGCGCACACCCACGTCAACCTGGTTGTTAAAGAGGGATAAACCGAGGCTCTTGCACTGGCCGGCAAACCACTCCGAACCGGCTCGGCCGGGGGCGGCGATCAGGTAGTCGCATTGGATCTTCTCCGATTTGCCGATATCGAGCAGGAAGCCCTTTCCCTGCGGGGTGATGGCCGAAACGGGCGTCCGGAAAAGGAGGGTCACTTTCTGATCGAGGTATTCAAAGAGGCTCTTCAGGATCTGCAGGTTGTTCTCTGTGCCCAGGTGACGCACCTTGGCGTGAAGCAGATGCAGGTCATGGGCGAGGGCTTTTTTGCCGATGGTGCTTTTCTCGGTGCTGAACAGATCGGAGGGCGCGCCGTACTGCAGGTTGATCCGGTCCACATAATCGATAAGTTCCATTACGTCCTGTGTAGAGAGGTACTCCTGGAGCCAGCCGCCGAATTCGGTGGTAAAGTTATACTTGCCGTCGGAGAAAGCGCCGGCGCCGCCGAAGCCCCGCATGATATCACAGGGGTTGCACTTCACACAACGGGTCGATTTTTTCTCAGCGATGGGGCATTTTCTTGAATAGATATCGCTGCCCGCTTCCAGGATGATCACACGGGCGGTAGGACAGGTGACGACAAGTTCGTAGGCCGCAAAAATAGCGGAAGGTCCGCTGCCGATGATCGCCACATCATACTT includes:
- a CDS encoding 4Fe-4S binding protein — protein: MLQKYKSIAFLIPLAYLSLGLYYPLFGYVMALCMATAIGISTVAGRKWCGGLCPRGLLYDKFLAFNRKKPIPAWLKSKHARNIFFAVFMSAFIWRLSLTGGDIEKIGSVFVTMGIISGTIGLVVGLLYKTRSWCVICPMGAMASWVGALRGRGGAMTIASDCKECRLCERQCPMQIPIVSYKDANHRATITDNACIRCGECASACPRGTIKRSGIDTTPRHPAQESL
- a CDS encoding NAD(P)/FAD-dependent oxidoreductase, which produces MNKYDVAIIGSGPSAIFAAYELVVTCPTARVIILEAGSDIYSRKCPIAEKKSTRCVKCNPCDIMRGFGGAGAFSDGKYNFTTEFGGWLQEYLSTQDVMELIDYVDRINLQYGAPSDLFSTEKSTIGKKALAHDLHLLHAKVRHLGTENNLQILKSLFEYLDQKVTLLFRTPVSAITPQGKGFLLDIGKSEKIQCDYLIAAPGRAGSEWFAGQCKSLGLSLFNNQVDVGVRVEIPAEVFQHITDEVYEAKLVYRTKQYGDLVRTFCMNPYGYVVAENTDGIITVNGHSYRDEKLHSRNTNFALLVSNRFTEPFNEPHQYGKRIASFSNLLGGGVLVQRFGDLVKGRRTNEHRLAQSFTKPTLKAIPGDLSLVLPKRHLDNIVEMIYALDKVAPGMANNDTLLYGVEVKFYSSRLKLTTQLETEIANMFAIGDGAGVTRGLSQASASGVHVARVIAERLQQ